From Choloepus didactylus isolate mChoDid1 chromosome 19, mChoDid1.pri, whole genome shotgun sequence, one genomic window encodes:
- the ATP5F1E gene encoding ATP synthase subunit epsilon, mitochondrial, whose product MVAYWRQAGLSYIRYSQICAKAVRDALKTEFKANAEKTSGSSIKIVKVKKE is encoded by the exons ATGGTGGCATACTGGCGACAGGCTGGGCTCAG CTACATCCGGTACTCCCAGATCTGTGCAAAAGCAGTGAGAGATGCACTGAAGACTGAATTCAAAGCAAATGCCGAGAAGACTTCTGGCAGCAGCATAAAAATTGTGAAAGTGAAAAAGGAGTAA